The bacterium genome contains the following window.
AACGCCGCCGACGCCACCAACGCCGCCGACGCCGCCAACACCGCCAACGCCACCAACGCCGCCAACACCCCCAACTCCGCCGACGCCGCCGACGCCGACTACAACAACACCTCCTACGCCGCCGACGCCACCAACGCCGCCAACGCCGCCGACGCCACCAACGCCGCCGACGCCACCAACGCCGCCGACGCCGCCAACACCGCCAACGCCACCAACGCCGCCAACACCCCCAACTCCGCCGACGCCGCCGACGCCGACATGCCCGAACTGCCCGCCGCAAGATTCCTGCCCGGATGGCATGCCGAACGTGAAGATGATGTTCGTCTACGACCTTTCCACCGCCAGCAAATGGGGTGAAAAGGCAACCGGTACCCTGCCTGCCACCGCGCTTGCCAAGCTCAAAGGCATTGGCGAAACGCCGCGCAAGGTGAGGGAGATCATGGAAACCCTTGGCTATGCACGTGCCTGCATGCAGTGCGGCCTTAACCTGTTCGGCACGCTCAATGTGTGCTCCAACGGGGAATGTGGATGCAAACCCACCATCAATAAAGGCCTTGGATGGGATGGGTGCGTCTATTCGCCCACGGGATCCGTGAGCGATGACAGCACGGGCGAATGCCGTGCCTATCAGCACCGGATCTATCCGATTTTCGCCTATCTTGCAGCAGGCACCTCGCTTTATTGCGACGCGAGCCAGGCTGTGTGGGTGTATAAGGAAAAATACACGGACCAGTGTCTGCACCGTTTGCCTGCGTATAAGGGCAGGAACTGCTCTATCGGCAGCGATACATCCGCATTCTCATGGACTGCGTGTAATTCGCTGATTGATTATCCGGCGCCGGGTAATAAGAAAGTGGGTGAGATAACGGATGATATCACCGGTTACTGTCCCGTGCCGGTTGCGGTTGTACCGCCACCATCGGACTGCCCTGCCGGTTGCGGCACGGCACCGGATTGCTGCTGCCCGGGTGATGAAGCGACCCGACCCGAATGCAGTAAGGATTGCCCCATCAACAAACCCTATACGGGAACCTTCTATGTCGATGGAGTCAATACCGTCTGTTACAAGGATGCCAGTGGCGTAATGGTTCGGATTATCATGAACCCCGCAACCGGCACATGTAAGGGTGATCCTTCCATGTATGCCTGTGACAATCTTCTGGAATTGCTCACCAACCCGACCAAGGCTGCCTATTGTCTGAGGCAGGGCGTTCTTGCGACACAGTTATGTGCGGCAAGAGGGGGGGCTATTTCCTCACGCGATGCCATCAAGACCATTCGCGGCTGGTCCAGCTTTGATGACTGCTGGCAGAAAAATGATGATTACCCAGGTTGCGCCACCGCGAATCCCGAGGAATCGGTCTGCCCTCCGGCTAAAGAAGAATGATGCGAGGAGGGGTTTCAGTGAGCGTAACAATGCAATATAGTAAACCGGAGCCGGTTATGACGATACGAAACACAACCCTGACATTATGGCTGGCCACTGTAATGCTGTTGCTGTGGGGTGCAGACAGTCACGCCGGCTTTATTGCCGCACCCTATACCAAATATGTTGGTGGCCAGAATATGAGGGCCTCATGTAACGCCATGTTCTCCATGGATACATCCCCTACCAGCCGGGATGACCGTTATGATTGTCAGAAGCAAACAGGAACGGATAGTGACGGCAATCCCATCATGGAGAACGTAACAAAAGGTTGCGGTGATATTCACTATGCCCGCTGTTCCAGCAATAAATGCGATGAGGATTGGAAAGCCAATGGCTGCTACAATACCCAGCAGCTGCATGAGGTAACCTGGTATAAGGCCTGCCCGAAAGGCCGCAGCTTTCAAGACCCGGCATCCGCGCATGTGAGCGTGTTTGCCTATTATGAGGGGCATGGCGAGACCTATGAACCCGGTAAATATAACTATGACACCAAGAATGCGACCAAGCCTGCCATGCTTGTGTGCAGCCAGGTGGGACGCGTCCCGGATGATGATGGCGGTTTGCAGGTTGAGCTCACGTCCGACCTGGCCTTTTCACCTGGGGGCGAACGTGATTACTATCCGTTGATGGGATGTTCGGACCTGCCCGACGGCCGCTGGCACCCGGGCTATGGCGTGCGCGATGTGGGCAGCATGCAACCTGATTTTCCCAATCCCAAGGTGCCGAATTCCAGCGGGCCCACCCCTGTGCCGGAAAGCTGCCGGGGCGGGGTAAATTTCAGCGCGCCTGGCATTACCAAATTCGTTTGCTATCCTGAAGGATGCAACATGCAGACCCTGGAAGGCTGCGATATGCCGCAGGGCTATTATCACTTCTACGCAATCGTGCATTCGCTGCACCCGGAGATCAACGATGTAGGGCCCGGGCCGACCGTGTGCGAATATCCCGCGTTTGAAACCACCGATAACCGTTATTGCGGCGGTAACTGTAAAAATGGCGACGGCACCTGCAAGCACGACACCAATGGCGATGGCTTTGGCCAGGAAGGCTATTATACCGGCATCAACAAGGATCAGACGCCGGTCCCGGGCCAGCAGTTTTATTTCTCCGCATTCTCTGTAGGAGGCATGAAGCAGCCGACCTATGTAATCAAATCCGACGGCACGACCGAATATAATGAAGCGGCGGTGAAGGTGAACAGCTTCAACCCGAGCAATGGGCCGGCTGCGCGTATTCCGTCAGAAGTTCCCGCGGGTATGGGGGTTTGGACGGTAGAGGGAGCGGGTAATCACGTGGTCGATCTAGGGTTGACCCCTTTGCAGGTTCGCTCGATGGAATGCACCAAGCAGGCGGATGGCTACCTGCCTATCCAGAATATATCGCTTGGCCAGACCAAACGCATGAGCATGAAGCAGTTTGTGGGTGATAAAGAGCCGATTTTACCGTTGACGGAAAAACTCACGGAAATGGGAAGTTGTGATCTTGTGGAAGAAATTTCAGAAGAGCTCCCCAGCTATAACATTCTTCCGCAAGGGCAGACCAACTTTGGTATGGCGCATTCCGTGAGCACGGCGGTAAACCAACTGCTGCAAAATCGGAAGACGAATGATGTGCCTATCCTGACCGTGGCCTTATCCGAGCCGGTACGCGATTGCATTGAATCTTCCGGTAAAGCAACCACGCCGCCTGAGAAGCCCAATGAAACGCCTACCCAGTGGGAAACCGACCCCAAGCACTCGTATTTCCGCGGTTCGGAAACCAAATGGGGTTCACATGATAATGCATCTGGTACATTGGATACGGCCAGTAATCGCGACCAGCGTTTGAAAACCGTCAAATGTCTGACGGATAAATATACCGATGCTTATCCCAAGGCGCTGAAGGATGCGGCCAAGCGCGTGAAAGCCGCTGGCGGTTACGTGGTGGCGATTGCCACTTCATGCGGCAGCGACAAGTTTCTGGAAACGCTTTCGCAAATGTCTACCGGCCATATCAATCTGAAGAACTTCGCACCCGAAGGGCTTGTGCTGGACAGCGATTGCAGCGCGAGCACCATGGCCGATATCGAGAGCGGCAAAAAGCAACTGGCGCATTCCATCTACATCATGGATGTGGACAAGCAGGATACGCTTTTCTTCCAGCCCGCCATGGCCGCATTGCCGAGCAACCCGCTTTACGGCACACTGGGCGACGTGTTTGCTGAAGTGACCTGGGTGGTGGTGCGTGACCGTATCGGCCAAGAAGTTTGCTCTAACCAGGCCGAAGGCAATTGCGCCGACGTGAAGGCCGAACCGCCCACTCCGTAATCTTTCCCGTGCTTGAGCTAAGGGATGGCTTGCTCTAGAATTTTGCATGCCGTTTTGAGGCGTAGCAAGAGGATAGAACATGGCCGGAACATTCGATTGGCAGGACCCGTTCAAGCTGGATGCGCAGCTAAGCGATGAAGAGCGCATGATCCGTGATGCGGCGGAAAGCTTTGCCCAGCATGAGCTTATGCCCGGTGTGATTGAGGCCAATCGTCACGACCATTTCGACCCGGCTATCATGAAGGCCTTCGGCCAGCAGGGGTTTCTGGGCCCCATGGTACAGGGGTATGGATGCGCGGGTGTGGGGCATGTGGCGTATGGGTTGATGGCGCGCGCGGTGGAGCGAGTGGATTCCGGCTATCGCAGCGCCTTTTCCGTTCAATCCAGCCTGGTGATGCACCCGATTTACAGTTTCGGCACCGATGCACAGAAGGACAAATATCTTCCCGGCCTGGCGAAGGGTGAGCTGATTGGCTGTTTCGGATTGACCGAGCCGGATGCCGGGTCCGACCCCGGCGGTATGACCACGCGCGCCAAGAAAGTGGATGGCGGTTACCGGCTGCATGGCGCCAAAACATGGATCACCAATTCACCCATCGCGGATGTGGCGGTGGTGTGGGCCAAGGTTTATGGCGCCAAGCATGTGGAGGATGGAACCATTCGCGGGTTCATTCTGGAACGCGGCATGAAGGGGCTGGAATTTCCAAAAATCGAGGGGAAGCTGTCGCTGCGTGCCTCCATTACCGGCAGCATCATGATGGATGACGTGTTTGTGCCCGATGAGCAGGAGCTGGATGTTTCCGGCTTAAAAGGGCCGTTTTCATGCCTTAATAAAGCCCGTTTCGGCATTGCCTGGGGCGTTTGGGGGGCAGCGGAATTCTGCTATGAAGCGGCGCGTTCCTACACGCTTGAGCGCAAGATGTTCGGGCGTCCGCTGGCTGCTAACCAGCTGATTCAGAAAAAGCTGACAGACATGCTGACGGAAATTACCCTGGGCCTGCAAAGCGTGTTGCGTGTGGGGCGTATGCTGGATGAGGGAACCGGCTCACCGGATCTTATTTCACTCGTCAAACGTAACGGCTGCGGCAAGGCGCTGGATATCGCACGTGTTTCGCGCGACATGCATGGCGGCAACGGTATTGCCGATGAATATCATGTGATGCGCCATATGGTGAACCTTGAATCCGTCAATACTTATGAAGGCACGTATGACATTCATGGGTTGATTCTGGGGCGGGCCATTACCGGTATTGCGGCTTTCGGGAATTAAGCCGTGACCGTAGGCCAGCGGCATGCATGGTGGCTGTGGCGCCTGCGATGGGTGTTTCTACTGCTGGAAGCCGGTGTAATTGCGCTGGGTACGGTTGTTCTGGAGCTGCCCTTGCCGCTGGCGCCGCTTTGCTGGCTGATGCTGCTGCAATTGCTCCAGAATATCGCAACGGGTTATGCCCTGCGGATGAGAAAGGATGCAGAGCCGCATCTTCTGCTGCAGCTTTGCGCGGATATGTTTTTACTGGCGGCCATGCTGTATTTCACGGGTGGGGCGGCAAACCCTTTTGCGAGTCTGTTTGTCATTCAGGTGATGGTGGCGGCCACTATTCTACCGCTTCGGCAGGCCTGGGCTGCAGCATTGCTGAGTGTGGCGCTTTATAGTTTGCTGATGGTTTACAAGCAGGATGTCTCCTACCTTCAGCATCACCATCTGGGGCAGGCGTTTTCGCTTCATATCTACGGCATGTGGCTGAACTTCATTATTCTGGCGACGGTCGTCGCCGGGATGGTGGGGCGGATGGCGCAGGTTATCCAGCGTCAGCAGGCGGCCCTGGCGGATGCTCAGGCACAGGCTATCGCCGACGAGCAGGTGGTGATGCTGGGGGCGCTGGCAGCCGGTACGGCCCATGAGCTCGGCACGCCCGTCAACACTGCCATGTTGCTGGCGGAGCAGGCGCAGGCCCTCTCCAAATCCAGCGAAATAAAGGCCGTCATCAAGCGTATCATGCCCCAGTTGGAGAGAATTGCGGCCGTGATTCACCGGCTTGCCGGAACGGCGGGGGAATATCAATCGCAGGCCGGTGAGGTAACCATTCAGGAACTTATTGATACAGCTACAGGCCAATGGCGCTCCCTGCGGCCGCAGGCGATAATGCAGGTGCGGACCGGGGAGACGTCGCCCTGTCACATCCGGCATGACCCCATGCTGATTCAGATACTGGTGACATTTTTAAACAACGCGGCGGATGCTGATGCTACCGAGGCTCATATTGAGGTGGATGCCCAGGATGGAATGATTGAGCTTCGCGTATGCGATAACGGCAGTGGCGTGTCGCCGGATTTTATGGTGGGGCTGGGGGCCTCCACCAAACCCGAGGGGCGTGGCATTGGCCTCTGGCTGGCTAATCATTACGCCTTGCGCGCGGGTGGTAAAATAGGGCTTGTTCCAGCCGATGGCAGGGGTAGTGTGGCCAGCATATGCCTGCCAAAGACAGGAAGGATGTGAGCATGGCCTGCCGTCTCATGATTGTCGATGACGATATGGAACTGGCCGATGCGCTGGCCCAGGCCATGGGCCGCTATGGATGCGAGGGAAAGGCGGTGTATGATGGGCAGGCCGCGCTGGCGCTACAGGGACGGTGGAAGCCTACCCATGCGGTGATTGACCTCAACATGCCGGGTATTGGCGGGCTGGAACTGGTAAAGCGCCTGCATGCGCTGGACCGTGAGCTGAACATGGTGGTGCTGACAGGTTATGCCAGTGTGGCCACGGCGGTGGAAGCCATCAAGCTGGGGGCTAGGCATTATTTACAAAAACCCGCCAAATCCCAACAGATATGGGATGCGTTTCAGCGTATCGAGGGTGACAGCAGCGTTATGGTGGACGACGCCATTCCATTGCTGAAGGCGGAACAGGCTATGATTGAGCAGGCATTGCTTCGCAACCAGTTCAATATTTCCGCCACCGCGAGGGAATTGAGAATGCACCGGCGCACATTGCAGCGAAAACTGATGAAAATGCCCCACTGGCAAGGAATTGAACATGCCCGCCAAACGTTATCGGCTTAATCTCGCCTTACAGGGTGGTGGCGCACACGGCGCCTTTACCTGGGGTGTGCTGGATCGTCTTCTGGACGAAGAGGATATCGATATTGTCGGCATCAGCGGAACCAGCGCCGGTGCAATGAATGGCGCCATGCTGATTAATGGCTACATGAAAAACGGGCGGGAGGGTGCAAAGGAGCTGCTCGATAAATTCTGGCGTGAGATCAGCGAAGCCGGGGCATTTGCGCCTTGGCAGCCGCCCGGCTTGAAACCTTTCTGGCAAGGCTGGAATATCGACCAGACGGCGGCTTATAACTGGTATGACATCATCAGCCGCACCTGGTCCCCTTATCAGCTGAATCCTTTTAATATTAATCCATTGAAGGATGTGCTGGAGCGCTGCCTTGATCGGGAGCTGCTGCATTCGTGCAGCTCCATCCGGCTGTTTGTGGCGGCCACGGCCGTGCGGACGGGAAGGGCAAGGATTTTTGAGTGCGATGAGATAACCGTGGACGCCCTGTTGGCATCTGCCTGTATTCCCTTCATTTTTCAGGCGATTGAAATTGACGGGCAACCCTATTGGGATGGCGGTTATATGGGTAACCCCGCCATATGGCCACTGCTGTACCGCACCGATTGCGAGGATGTGATGCTGGTGCAGATCAACCCGCTGTACCGGGAAGAATTACCGGATACGGCCGCAGAGATTATCAACCGGCTTAATGAAATCAATTTCAATTCCAGCCTTATTGCGGAGATGCGGGCCGTTTCCTTCGTGTCTCGCCTGGTGAAGGAGCATAAGCTGGACCATACGCAATATAAGGATGTGAAAATGCATATGGTGGAAGGCTGCCATGCGATGGACCAGCTCAATGCATCCAGCAAAATGAACGTGAGCTGGGATTTCTTTCAGAAGTTAAAAACCATCGGCCATCGTGCCATGGGGGAATGGCTAAAAACGCATAAGGAAATGATCGGTAAGGAATCCAGCGTCAATATCAACGATGTGTTTTTGTATGACAGTACGGATGACAAGAAGCGGCATGTGCATGCTTCTTCCGGAAAATAACCTGGGCTAAACCGTATAGGATAGATGGCGCCAGATGTCCGACCGGGCTGTTTCCTGCGTATGAGGTTTGGCAGAGTTCTTTTTAGCGGGTCTGCGCGTTTCCGTCTGCTTGAGCGCGTCCATCCAGGATTCCCAGGAATGTTCGTGATAGATTATTACATCCGCGCCTTGTTGCGCAAAGGTAGCGGCAATCTCACCTTCCGGCAGCAACAGCGGGATTTTTTGACCTGCGGCCATCCAGGCTATGGGTATATCCGACAAGGTGGGAGCAGGC
Protein-coding sequences here:
- a CDS encoding patatin-like phospholipase family protein; translated protein: MPAKRYRLNLALQGGGAHGAFTWGVLDRLLDEEDIDIVGISGTSAGAMNGAMLINGYMKNGREGAKELLDKFWREISEAGAFAPWQPPGLKPFWQGWNIDQTAAYNWYDIISRTWSPYQLNPFNINPLKDVLERCLDRELLHSCSSIRLFVAATAVRTGRARIFECDEITVDALLASACIPFIFQAIEIDGQPYWDGGYMGNPAIWPLLYRTDCEDVMLVQINPLYREELPDTAAEIINRLNEINFNSSLIAEMRAVSFVSRLVKEHKLDHTQYKDVKMHMVEGCHAMDQLNASSKMNVSWDFFQKLKTIGHRAMGEWLKTHKEMIGKESSVNINDVFLYDSTDDKKRHVHASSGK
- a CDS encoding acyl-CoA dehydrogenase yields the protein MAGTFDWQDPFKLDAQLSDEERMIRDAAESFAQHELMPGVIEANRHDHFDPAIMKAFGQQGFLGPMVQGYGCAGVGHVAYGLMARAVERVDSGYRSAFSVQSSLVMHPIYSFGTDAQKDKYLPGLAKGELIGCFGLTEPDAGSDPGGMTTRAKKVDGGYRLHGAKTWITNSPIADVAVVWAKVYGAKHVEDGTIRGFILERGMKGLEFPKIEGKLSLRASITGSIMMDDVFVPDEQELDVSGLKGPFSCLNKARFGIAWGVWGAAEFCYEAARSYTLERKMFGRPLAANQLIQKKLTDMLTEITLGLQSVLRVGRMLDEGTGSPDLISLVKRNGCGKALDIARVSRDMHGGNGIADEYHVMRHMVNLESVNTYEGTYDIHGLILGRAITGIAAFGN
- a CDS encoding response regulator; amino-acid sequence: MPAKDRKDVSMACRLMIVDDDMELADALAQAMGRYGCEGKAVYDGQAALALQGRWKPTHAVIDLNMPGIGGLELVKRLHALDRELNMVVLTGYASVATAVEAIKLGARHYLQKPAKSQQIWDAFQRIEGDSSVMVDDAIPLLKAEQAMIEQALLRNQFNISATARELRMHRRTLQRKLMKMPHWQGIEHARQTLSA